ACGTTCACCTCACCGGGCAGCCTGTGCAGGAGGGGCAGTGGCTGTACATCCAGAACCTGGGCAGGGAGCTGAGGAACACCCTGAAGGACGTGACGTAAGCGCTTTAGTGAGGAAGATCTGGCACCCTGATTTCTAGGAGACGTCCTTAGCCAGTATCCTAGCAGCATTTCTCAGATCCCTGCAGAAATCGATGCTGTAAATTTGGTAACTGTTAGTACACGTCATTAATCTTGTCTTTTTCATGTCTGGATAAGCGGAAAGTAATTTCCAGCTTCACAGTTACCAGCTACCCGTTGTTACCGAGGGGGACACGTTTCTGCTCTCCTGCCCCCGAGGTGGTCTGGGCTCCGTGCCGCTGCGCAGCCGTCAGCCTCGCAGGGACGGGTTGGGAGGTGCTGATCATCGAACACGCAGAGCTGAGGCGGCGGAGGAGGAGCCGCTCCCGCGCCCCTCGCTCCGCGCCAGGGCAGGTGCTCGGGAGCCTGCTGCTGCGGCGGTGCGTCGTCAGGCAGGATGGAGCCCCTTTGCTTCTGGATACTGGCCAGTCCAGCCGCGTTTTATGTCATGACAGTCAGGGCAGCAAAAATTGCACCGTGTGCCTAGTGTGGCAGGTGCTATTTAGCAGCAGTTACTTTGTCCTTCCGAGACCTAATccgtgtttcttttttccttagcgCCAGCTTTGCCCCTGCCTGTTTGTCTCATGAGATCATCACACGCAAGTGAGTGTTTTTGCAAACTCTGTGAAAGGTCAGCGGGGAGGTGGTGCGGGAGGTGACGGGTCCGGCAGCCCAGCGCCATCGGTGCGTTTGTCTTTTCAGTCACTGGACGGACATCCAGGTGAAGGGGACGTCCCTGCCCCGCGCCCTGCACTGCTGGGACCGCAGCCTGCACGAGAGCAACAGGAACGGGAAGGTGGCCCTGAAGGGCTGCCCCATCCAGCTGATCGACAGCTGTCCCTGGCCGCACTGCAACCCCTCGTGCCCCACCATCCGGGACCAGTTCACGGGGCAGGAGATGAACGTGATCCAGTTCCTCATGCACATGGGCTTCGATGTGCAGAAGATGGCGCAGCAGCAGGGCCTGGAGCCCAGCAAGCTCCTGGGGATGCTCAGCAGCGGTAACTAGGATGGGGCAGAGGGTGAGATCGGGAGGAGACTCCAGGCCCTTTCTTCCCACGCTCACGCAGGCAGACGCACGCTCACGCCCGCACACTCGAGCTCACACACGCCCACGTGCTCACACACCCTTGCACACTTAGGATGtgtcaaggaaaaaaaaggcagtttcttGCTTACACTATTTGACCGGAACGCGTTACCGCCAAACGCCATTCACGCGCTCTCCTGCGCGCCACAGGGCAACCCGGCCCGGGGAGCCGCAAAGCCATGAGCAGCAGCAGCGATAACCTTCCCCAGGTCTAGGACTTCTTCCCTTGCCGTGATTTTGCATCGTAGACCGGACACAAGCGGTGAAAAAGCAAGCACTGGATTTCCTTTGTCCGACCAGAAGTGAAGGAATGGTCTCACGGGTCGTGGCGCGCAAACGCAGGACACGTGCTAGGGATGGACGCTCTTGTACTCAATTTACTTCCGTATTATTTTATAAAATgacttttttgttacttttttaaaCTAAGCAAGAAATATAAATGATATTGTTTtgtaacatatttttttttaaataacgaaGAAACTTCTTGCTACTTGGGCAATGTggacatatttattttaatatgtaaaaCGCTATTTATAAGGGCTCACCAGAGAACCATACGTATGCCTTTGTAAAGCTGTATATGCTGCTCATTTGGATGGATTATCCTTATGATCACCTTGTGCCTGGGAGAGGACTGCGGGTGGTATTGACATTTTGTAATAATTAGACTTCAGTGTTCCCCTTGCTGTTCGCTTTGTCGTTGTTTCTCTGACGAAGGGGTTGTAGTGGGAGGTGTGAGCGCAGAGACTTTCGCTCGGCAGCTGGCGTTTGCACAGTTGCGCAGCATTGCCAACCCGCCGGGCGTTCAGAACGATGTGCGGCAAGAGACCCGGTTTTGCAGCAACGGCCTCTCTTTTGTAGTGAGAGAAACACTTGATCAGGCCTTAGAACGGGGAAATCTGGAACACAAAAGGCAGAGAACACAAGACAAGCGCCAACATATTTCTGTTCTTCTAGTGATTCGTGAACACCCCCACCCCAGAACACAGAGCATCCCCTTTGGTGGCGatgggaggagagcagggagggccgGGGTGTGGCGGGGGAGCCAGCGGCCGTTCCTTCTGTTCCTTCCGTTCCTTCCGTTCGTTCCACCACTCGTTCCTTcggggcagcgcaggcagctgcAGGGAGGCTTCACCGGCGGCCGGTGCACACAAACCTGCACAGGGCTGGATTTACATCCATTCTGTGCGGCTGCTGCACACAAACCTGCACAGGGCTGGATTTACATCCATTCTGTGCGGCTGCTGCACACAAACCTGCACGGGGCTGGATTTACATCCATTCTGTGCGGCTGCTGCACACAAACCTGCACGGGGCTGGATTTACATCCATTCTGTGCGGCTGCTGCACACAAACCTGCACGGGGCTGGATTTACATCCATTCTGTGCGGCTGCTGCACACAAACCTGCACGGGGCTGGATTTACATCCATTCTGTGCGGCTGCTGCACACAAACCTGCACGGGGCTGGATTTACATCCATTCTGTGCGGCTGCTGCACACAAACCTGCACGGGGCTGGATTTACATCCATTCTGCGCCAGTTCTTGGTACCGACTTCACATTTGCTTGTGCTTGTGTGGTTGCACAATGCGTAGGCCACAGAAAATTAGGGCCTGATTCTAGAAAAATTCCATGCGCTTTCAAAATAGGGCAAGGCTGGAAAACACAGTTCCATGTGTTTGTACTCTCAGACCTTGCGGCTGGGGGAGACGCTTCCTCTCTGAGAGGGACACATTGTCTCCAAAAGCATCACATGATTGAACGGAATTCAAATGCAACCAAGAAGTCAAAAGCCGAGAGCAGAATGTATGGATTTGTATGCGAGCAGGTCCAGACCTGGGCACGGGGCTCGTCAGCAGCTGCAGTCGCGAGCGGGAGCGCAGAGCCGGTGCCTCCGTCCGCTGCTCCAGAAGAAACGCGACGCCTGCGATCTCAGCTGGTTTGGGTGCCACAGAGCACGGCCGAGACCGCACGGGGACAGCAGCGTCCTCAGATGGGGCGGTGGGAGCCCGGCAGCCACACTCATCCTGCTCTGCCGGCCATGCTGCGGGACTGAGCGGCACCGACCGTGCGGTGGGAGCCCGGCAGCCACACTCATCCTGCTCTGCCGGCCGTGCTGCGGGACTGAGCGGCACCGACCGTGCGGTGGGAGCCCGGCAGCCACACTCATCCCGCTCTGCCGGCCGTGCTGTGGCACCGACACCGACAGCGGCACCTGGCCGGGCAGCCTGGGGGGTTCTGCTGGAGGTGAGGGATTCACACCGAGTCAGGAAGGGCAAGACCCTGGTGAGAGCGCTTTACCTGCAGCTCCTTGGCTCTGGCTGCATTTCCTGGTTGTTGTGATGTTAATTGTTCAACTTCCACCCCAAATGAATGCATGTTTTGTTCATTCAGCACCAGAGGCCTTGTTAAGGAAAGTGTGAGGGATTCTTGAGAAAGAGACAGTGAGGTTACGAGATGGTGACAAAGCTGAAGGTAGGTGTAATTTTGCTGTAACATCCACAAAATTTGTACTGTTGTCATGTGAACAATCCCATAAAGTTATCCCTGGATTCCCAGCTGCTGACCGTGAGCTGCTGGAGTGCTGTAGCCTTTGGTTTTTCCCGTCAGCAGCCCTGCTGTAACGCGCCTGTGTCTCCGTTTGTCTCTCATCTTAAGCCACAGCTGCATCCCAAGTGacttccagcagcagcactggtttGAACGATCCCGCCCGGTCCCCCGGCCCTGCTCTGCCTGTCGGTGCCGCTGCTGTGTGGGTCACACCGGTGGTGACTCCAGGTCGGAAACAATCCCCGCCAGGTGCAagttttctgctgtttcttttagAATCTGAGGTTAGTATCGTGATCCAGCTGGCAGAGCAGTTGTGCAGGATAAGGCACTCTTGTCAGCTCTTCCTTATAGTACCTGGTGTCTCGTGGCAATTCATTGGTGGGTGTCACATAATTACATTGATATAGGAATAAGAAATAATGATATTAAGCAATTACTGTTGTTACCAAGCATGAGGTTGATGCAGCTCCCAGTTAGGAAGTCACAGACCCTGACAGCACAGCTGATGATGATCTTGAACCATTTGAAGGGTTTTAAGGCTCTGGGCTGGCCCTGGTCAGGCTGGGTCCCTGCAGTGGTGCTGAGCTCCAGGACAGCCCCGTCTCCACACTGGGGCGGCCCCGCATCCGTGCCGGGAGCAGCGTGGGGTGCTGGCCGGTGGGTGAGGAGTCAGCAGTGCTGAGCTGAGCAAGGAACTTTTCtactgtgttgtgttttttctttttcccattctGAAGCTACATCAGAATTCTTTTCAGGGGCTTTTAGAATTAGAATGAAGAGACTTTTGGGTTGAGGCCAAGTCTGGGAAATGTGTGCCAGAAATGGCTCCTGCGGCAAGCCTtgatggggcaggaggagggttcAACACTGTGGAGTGAAATCTCTGTTCCGAAACAGAGCTAAGAATATCAAAGcaggctttttgtttggttgttgtttttttattttgttctgtttttcacaaTTTTATTTGGTTTCGGCACTCAGAGATACAAGAATAACTGGTTCCCGTAAAACAGAGATGGGAAGCGTTCATAGGGCAGTGAGGTCCAGTGCTCGGAGTCTCACAGCCTCGTGCTCTGGCTGATGCCCAGAGCCCACAGGTAAATGCATCACCGCTCCGGACCACGCGCAGCAGTGACTCAGCTGCTACCGCAGCCCCTGGCCCGAGTCCCCCACCGGGCTCGTGTCCCCGCACAGGGGCTGGGGCGCCGGGGCGCAGCTCCTGTCACAGCCCAGGGTCCGTGGGGCAGCGGCAGGTTTGGTGACCCGAACGCGTCGGGGGAGCGGCAGGATGATAATCGGGAGCCTCTGATGGAGCTCACGGTTTCAGTGTTAAATAACAGCAGCTCATGGCAGTTGAGGGGGGGCAGGACTCATTCCAGAACTATTAATATAGCCCCTATTTATACACCGAGGTGCCTGCAAACGGCGCAGCAGAGAGCCACAGCTGCAGAGCTAAAATGGAATAAATGTCACCCTCCGGGGAGAAAGTGATCCCGCCGGCCACCGTGGGGGAGCGGCGACGGCGCAGGGAGCAGGCGCGGGGCAGCGCTGAGCCCGCGGCAGCGGGGCCGATCGTGGCAGAGCAGCCGTCCCTCCCTGCCGCAGCCGGGGCCGCCAGGACGCGCACTCAGCGTCTTGCACAGCGGCTCCCGGCACCGGCAGAGAGCGGCGGGGACGCGGCTGCTGCTCCGCCAGGCCGGTACCGGCAGTGACTCGGACAAAGGAGCAGAACCTGAAAGGGCGTCTGGGGGGTCCTGACGGGCATTGTCTGCGGGACTGGGAGGATGATGGAGAGCACGGGAGGGCCGTATCTGAACACGGCTGCTGTGACGTCCCCTGTGGGAATTGCTCGTTTGCTGCAGATGACGTTTGGATGCACCACGTTCAGCCTGGTTGCTCACCAGGGGGGATTCAGCGCGGCGTACGGCACTTTCTGCATGTTCGTCTGGACCTTCTGCTTCGCCATCACTGTCTTCATCATCACCTGCGAATTCACGCACCTGCACAGCTGCCTGAGCATTTCCTGGGGAAACTTCACGGCCGCTTTTGCCATGCTCGCCACGCTCATGTCCGTCACGGCCGCGGTGATCTACCCGCTCTACTTCGTCCAGCTGGGCTGTTACCCCATCGGCTGCGAGGTGAGAGACTTCCGCATCGCAGCCAGCGTCTTCGCGGGGCTCCTGTTCGTCGCGTACGCCGCCGAGGTGTTCCTCACCAGGGCGAAACCGGGACAGGTCACCAGCTACATGGCCACCGTCTCCGGGCTCCTGAAAATCGTGCAGGCGTTCGTGGCCTGCATCATCTTCGGGGCGCTGGTAAACGACAGCCAGTACAGCAAGCACGTGGCGACGCAGTGGTGCGTGGCCGTCTACAGCTTCTGCTTCGTGGTgacggtggtggtggtggcctTCAGCGTCACAGGCAAGACGGCCTTGCCGTGGTTCCCCTTCGAGCGCTCGGTGGTGGTCTACACCCTCGGGGCCGTGCTGCTGTACGTCAGCGCCGCCGTCATCTGGCCTGTCTTCTGCTTCGACAGCAAGTACGGCTCCCCGCGGCGCCCCGGCGCCTGCGCCAAGGGCAAGTGCCCCTGGGACAGCCAGCTGGTGGTCGCCATCTTCACCTACGTCAACCTGCTGCTCTACGTGGTGGACCTGGCATACTCCCAGCGCATCCGCTTCGTCTCACACCTCTGAGACGGCTCTGCCGCcgcggagccgcagcagccgcgggGACGAGGCGGGAAGGCGGCGCTGATCGGGACGAGCATGAGAAGCATCAACCAAGGCCAAGCCTGACCAGGGCAGCAGACGAAGGACCTGCAGCGGGtgggccgcccccgccccgcaccGGCCGCTGGGAGCCCGGGCGCGGCAGCACAGCCCGCGGGACGGCTCCTCCCCGGCGGCCGCCTCCTGCCACAGCGGCCCAGCATGAGCAGACACCGGGATCCTGGAACTGCTACCAACGCTGAACTGTAACCAAGTGACTGCCCAGGAAGTGGGAAAGTCAAATGCAGCAGGGAAcagcagctctggagctggaAAACAGCCGGGGCTGGTCTGGGCCGTGTGGTCAGACACGAAATGCTTGCAAGTGCGGGAAATGCCAGCCAGGACGTTTCTGAGAACATCGTAGTTGCAATAGTATTTTGAAGATTACCAGTccttttccctcctctcctttgCAGTTTGCCACACACAGATAACATCCTCAAGCATGCACCCTGGGGAGAAGCATGGGATATTCCGATTTATCCAACACCGAGTCACCGCAGAAATGAACATTTGCGGAATTTGGGCTGCACCGCCGTAAAACGGCGCAGAAGAGCCGACCCGCGACGGCGGAGCTTGGCGTCCGCGCACCAGCAGGACCAGAAGGGACCTTGGCAGGTGCTTTGTCTCTGTTCATAGGCCACGGTTTCTTTGTGCTGATGTCAATAACATTTTTCCGAAAGCGTAAAGATAAATCTGCAGGGTGGGAATGGAGAAAGGAAGGTGGAGTAGAATTGTTCTCACAGTGCTGGATAAAAGACCAAACTGGGGGGACGCGGATGGGATGGGACGTGACAAAACTCGTGTCCGATGGCACCAAATGGGGAGCGCAGGCTCGACCGGGCGCTGGGGCTCCCGGCTCTCAGCACCGAGCTGCACGGCCCCGGCCCAGCCCGCAAACGCCGGCTCTGAAGCCCCGCGGTGCACTGCTCAGGTTTCAGGCTGAAATGCGAACTTCTGATCcagggagaaagcaaagcagtGAGTACTCGTGCAGAAGGTGAGCAGACGAGATCGGTTTGATTAATATCTGAAGTAGGTGACTGTCAGAagcaagatttattttttaaccaaATTAAAGCTGAAAGGCAGACTCACTACATCTCCAGGTATTGGTGTTCTTTCATCTTGCTTTCCACACAGCTTTTATTTCCCCAGACACCgcccttctgctttctgttggAAAGCACAGCTCAATTTATTGTGATGTTTAGAGCCTGAGCATAGCCCCAAAAAAGCACATAGACAAGACAGCAAGACCTCAGGCTGACATTCCTTGTAGCAGAGTCACtcaggaaaaaggaaggaaatccACTTTTCATCAGTGCTTTGTACGGGGTttggaaagcaaaggaaaaggtcGTTGGGACAGGTTGTGTTGGCTGATTCTGCTTGCAGGTAAGAAGCGGCTTTCAGCAGCTGAATGAGAGCCCAGGGAACAGGTCAAGGACGGCACGGGGTGCGCTGAGCAGCCCGCCGAGCGGTTTTCTCCCTGCGAGTCCCCGCTCGGGGCAGAAGGAGTCGGGCGCAGGGCTCGGCTCTGCCTGCTGCCGACGTAAAACGCGACGGGAGCCACCCAAACAAGTGAAGGGGTTGTACAAATGAGAAACGCTAGCGtgggaaaagaaatgcatttgtGCTGGAGAGGGTGGCGCACGGAGGGCGGCTGCCACAGAGGGAGCCCGGAGCACTCCCGATTCATTCCTCTAAACGCGCCAGCCTGCTCAGACGAAGCCGTGTCACACACAGCAGGCGACCGTGACCCACcatggcttctgctgtaaaattaAACCTGCAAACCCAGGAATGTTTCCTACCGAAAGCATCTGCGGTGgcctggggagggcggggggaACAGCAGGTGCTCGGGCAGGGGCCGCTGGTCCCCGGGGGCGGCACCGCGAGTCTCTCGGGTGCTGAGCGCGGTCGCCAAGGTCCTCAGACGGCTCACGCTTTCTTCAGCTACGCGACTTATCCAGTGCCAGCGACATGCTGAAGGGCCCAAGAGAAACAGGTAACTGGGAGACAACGGGGGTGACATTTAGTGTCTTCACAATAAGAAGGAAACAGGATTTAACACGGAAATCATCGTATCACTGACGGAGGAGTGAGAAGACAAGTCAGTGCCAAGAACAGCGTGTTCAGATTCAGCTTCCTTATCTGCCAGCCAAAGACTGAGCAAAAAATGTTAGCATGGtcaaaatggcaaaaaaatatTGTGTGGACAACAATCCATtcttttaggaggaaaaaaacaaccccaaacctcaTGCTTCAGTGGTTAAAACACTAACCATTGGAAACTATGAGATTACCCAATCGAGGGCAGAGAACATCCCGTATCTGCTCACTGTGAGCTTACCAGCCAGCCCCGTCATGATTCACTTAattaaaacctcctccatttccagAGCTCATCTTTCCCCTTAATTAATAAATCGTGATCAAGTAACTTGCCATAAAACGGGCTTCCTGAGACCCCCACTCTTCTGGCGAACTCGCGTGGGGTCTGCGCGCTCGCTCAGCACCGCGGGCCGACccagcctgagctgtgcctacagGCATCGGAACCTCCGGTGGGCTGGGGCTGGGTGGGTGCTGCAGACCGGGCTCGGTGTCCCCGCAACGTCCGCCCCGGCGCACTCCGAGGTTCCCTTGTCAATGGAACAGGGAGAAACAcggcaaagaggggaaaaagcccCGGCCCGCGCGGCAGGTGACAGTTCTGCAGGGGCCGGGGTCCCGCCGCGACATCACCTGCCCGGCCACCGGGCCACAACACCCCGGTTCGATCGCGGGAAAATCCCTTTATGCAGCAAATCTAGCGGCAGCGCCGGGCACACGGGGCTGCGCGACCCCGGGTCCCGGCGGCACAAcccggccccgcggcgggcgAGCCCCGGGGGGACGCCGGGCGGCGCGGACTGAGCCCCCCGGCCGGGCCGCTCGGGGCCGCTAACGGGATGAACCGGGGGCCCGGGAGGCGCCGCCCGAAGCTTCCAGAAGGGCGCGCGCTGCCACCCGTGGCTGCGGCGGGGCGCTAGCGCCGCCTGGCGGCGCGGCGTGGCACACGGCGCCCGTAGGCGATGAATGATGCAACACCCGACGCCGGTTGCGCCAATAGCTGCCGAGCGCCGCGCCGCTGGCCACGCCCCTCGGCCCTGATTGGAGAGAGACAGCCGAGGCCCCGCCCCGTCGCCCGCCGATTTGCTGCACGCCGGCGCCCCGCCCCGCTGCCACGCGGCACCGCCTCTCTGTGCGGCGCGCGGCCAcgtggaggcggcggcgggggcggcgggaacgggaacgggaacgggaccCGGACTGcgggtcctgctgctgctgttgctgctgctgctgctgctgctgctgctgctgctgctgctgctgctgctgcgcccGCGCCTGCTGCTGCGCCCGCCATGAGCGTGGGGTTCATCGGCGCCGGGCAGCTCGCCCTCGCCCTGGCCAGGGGCTTCACGGCGGCAGGTGGGCTCGGGGACGGGCGGCGCCGAGCCGCCGAGCCGCCGGCGCTGACACGCGGTGCCGTTCGCAGGGATCCTGGCCGCGCACAAGATCACGGCGAGCTCCCCGGACACCGACCTGCCCACCGTGAGCGGGCTGCGGGTGagtgcgggcgggcggcggcgctccCCCCGGCGGGCCGCCCCGGGTGACAGCGGTCCCGTTTGTCCCCAACCCATGCAGAAAATGGGCGTGAACTTCACGGTGAGCAACAAGGACACGGTGAAGAGCAGCGACGTCCTGTTCCTGGCCGTGAAGCCGCCCATCATCCCCTTCATCCTGGAGGAAGTGGGCCCCGACATCGAGCCCCGCCACATCGTGGTCTCCTGCGCGGCCGGTGTCACCATTAGCTCCATCGAGAAGGTGAGGGGTGTCGGGGCTGGGGACCGTGAGACCGGCCTGGGCCGGTCCTGCAGCTGCGGCCCCGCAGGAGCTGCTCCGGGGGACACACGTCACTTGTGCTTCCTAGGATCAAACTCGGGCTGCAGCCAGCTGGTTGCTTGGATCACCTTTGCCTGTGATCAGGGAAAGTCTTTGTGCCAGGTCTTTTGTTACATGAGGTGCTGTCAGATCTCCTTTCTCTCAGCAGAGGTGGGTCCTCTCCCAAGTTTCTGCAGACTTGGTGCTCAGTGTCTACAGGAGCTGCTTTTGGGACTTGTGAGTTGAGGTGGGAACGAGGCGTTCGGGGTGTTGTTCCCAGTAGCAGCTCTGCCCAGGTTCCTATTTGCTGGTACTGCAGAAGACTTCACGCTTGAGATTGTGCTGCTTTGGCTCAAAGCAGGGAGTTTGCAATGCAGGAGTCCCTTCCCTCAGCTTGTGTTGTCCTTGCCCCTGGGGAGTCCCTTCCTAGACAGCCTGCCTGGTACGCCAAACATGCATTAAAGctcatttttctccttcctttctttgtctctttctcGAATAATTTTCTGCCCTAAGAAACTCTCTGCCTTCTGCCCCACACCAAAAGTGATCAGGTGTATGACCAACACCCCTGTGATTGTCCGGGAAGGTGCTACAGTCTATTCCACTGGGACTCATGCGGATGTGGAGGACGGGAAGCTCTTGGAGCAACTGATGGCCAGTGTCGGCTTCTGCACCGAGGTGGAGGAGGACCTGATAGACGCCGTAACAGGGCTCAGTGGCAGTGGCCCAGCGTATGTATGTGCTGCTTCCTCaacttgtggcactcctggggaGAGCAGTAGGCTCTGCATGCGGTGAAAGCCTGTGCAACTTCAGTTTGTCATTTCCTGGTTTTCTTGTCACATTTGTGATGGGATGTGGAATACAGGTGTCCAGTTTATAACCAGCTTATAGCCAGTCTGGGTCAACAACAAAAGTGTGTTATCAATGAGATGAGTCTGGAGTCCACAGCTGGTGTGCAGTGTCCATGTGTCACAGACTCACAGCAGCACacaatggttggagttggaaggggcctctggagaccaTCCGGTCCAGCCCACCCGTGTCCATGCTGCAAAGAGTGGGCCTGTAGTCAGTGTGACACAGAAGCTGAATTTCTCCCAGCCCCGCACTCCTGAGCTGGAACCAGCGGGCGGGAAGCCTGGCACGGCCCCTGTGCAGTACCGAGGCGGCTTTTGTCAAGTCTGTAAGCGACAGGAGACGTGGTGTGATCCTGGCGCTCTGGATTCTCTCCTCCCTGAGAATATCAGTCTTGGAGTAGAGACACCGAGTCACGTTTTTCCTCTGTCCGGTCTCAGGCGTTCACTGCCCTGGATGCTCTGGCGGATGGGGGAGTGAAGATGGGGCTTCCTCGCAGGCTGGCGGTGCGGCTTGGAGCACAGGCTTTGCTGGTCAGTATTTCCACCTCCAGGACACATCTGGGTCTGTGCCTGCTCTGCACGGTGTATTCTGCACAGCATGGTTCAAAATGATCTCAGTTCTCTCCCTGAATCTGCTTAACGAACCGTGTTGGGTTTGGCCGCCGgcagtttggggtgaggggatgCAGGAGATGTCTGCGGGTGGTGCGGCAGCTGGGCCTGGGCAGCCGTCACCCCTCTGCAGGCTTCTTCAGCTCTGGAAAGCGTTCTGGCAGCCTGCTGGTGGCTGTCGGGCAGGAGCCCAGTTTTGCACGCTGTGTTCGGTGCTGCTCTGGGTGCTGGAGAACAGGAGTATTTGACAGTCGGTTCCTCAGCCAGAGCACTGGCGGCTGTTT
The window above is part of the Patagioenas fasciata isolate bPatFas1 chromosome 18, bPatFas1.hap1, whole genome shotgun sequence genome. Proteins encoded here:
- the MYADML2 gene encoding myeloid-associated differentiation marker-like protein 2, with translation MMESTGGPYLNTAAVTSPVGIARLLQMTFGCTTFSLVAHQGGFSAAYGTFCMFVWTFCFAITVFIITCEFTHLHSCLSISWGNFTAAFAMLATLMSVTAAVIYPLYFVQLGCYPIGCEVRDFRIAASVFAGLLFVAYAAEVFLTRAKPGQVTSYMATVSGLLKIVQAFVACIIFGALVNDSQYSKHVATQWCVAVYSFCFVVTVVVVAFSVTGKTALPWFPFERSVVVYTLGAVLLYVSAAVIWPVFCFDSKYGSPRRPGACAKGKCPWDSQLVVAIFTYVNLLLYVVDLAYSQRIRFVSHL
- the PYCR1 gene encoding pyrroline-5-carboxylate reductase 1, mitochondrial, yielding MSVGFIGAGQLALALARGFTAAGILAAHKITASSPDTDLPTVSGLRKMGVNFTVSNKDTVKSSDVLFLAVKPPIIPFILEEVGPDIEPRHIVVSCAAGVTISSIEKKLSAFCPTPKVIRCMTNTPVIVREGATVYSTGTHADVEDGKLLEQLMASVGFCTEVEEDLIDAVTGLSGSGPAYAFTALDALADGGVKMGLPRRLAVRLGAQALLGAAKMLLESEQHPGQLKDNVCSPGGATIHALHFLESGGFRSLLINAVEASCIRTRELQQVADQETISPAAIKKTLLDKVKLESPSLSMASASKVSLFTNKSPGSKKN